In Toxoplasma gondii ME49 chromosome X, whole genome shotgun sequence, a single genomic region encodes these proteins:
- a CDS encoding hypothetical protein (encoded by transcript TGME49_215080) has protein sequence MAAADPFAAPASVPSVEFFLPSLFGSALPRSLPGGSSSSASSSSSASSSSSASSSVSSPSRSACTAPGFSGKLKSLSLLFSVSLRPSPSSRCSPLRSNPLTLPEDATNTLALSPSGDLLFVVGTDGQLIVLPLTPRGTPTAKLYRRAPPFTRTKRLSFAPPSPSALPSTSPSTSLSASPFSSSFSSSFSSSLIAGQVVGTPGPQESLWGVPASADELRRRQQSGEVWSSSNAWRSDRRGQALVESDWESLSSSSEETLSEVEDEGACGDSRNDGDARVWSFLAALNGEARAPQNHRVLGREQAFLPERFTLLLPGEDHRRPGAFSLHARDADLEAEEGWSTARLSSDRRVKATHIACEILAGEEVLLCTTRAGDVMVFSLAGLRERLDRERERRREQRREERETRRNLARAKKEREEEERRQGEAREREDAAEGELRFRTRSGEEETRGRGLSLSSVTLWEADDRDSLFSALRAETREKAEENRLTPAPDVWIRNALGPPTSHSCSQTDLSTWSFACNPFAPAATPLPSPSRPSSAAPLLPFFSSLVFGSNTHHLSFIDLRHLPIGRGDSALSSSSPLLHKRVSRPHAKNIILAAARLIAAHSQRSSFSSSPSSPSSSASSSPFSRSFSRSASPSLSSASSSSSSHSDSCEASSQFLTASAQRRTDRGRDVKKRRGIEERESDSDTTKRNREGKRERREKHRSSDGDASGRSSSQSVGDEKEISLSRHRAEADGEGGKAAAHCQEKSPRVSEELKRLQRLCGDACAWEAIAAGDEKFASDTDAEETDSDDADEEAQRGETHEKAQGAQDEGEDIRDGGLGFASRVVLRSEQRTPSMSAWRSEEARRGTEAKAELRSSPSTWRQEATRNANSARCLHASSAFCLSSPSSPSTSASLCESRLVASSCDARSLSSSSLRGTLFPPFPRELRPKALWREARMDASFRPSFLPFLDPGVHVSLPDFALFVDPYVPPKWLRRHGRGRSAVFNLRERGEYSQDHDTDEDEERGEEGKRFLQGGSSRRRREGQDGSVRFSWRRIDEAGDRRALRSGARPPGVRITQHGSGRVSGRDEFGMPAMRRFLTLHVSTSDASDEAASIRRPINMRWRLLRVNQGNQGAGRDALSEIPEASARAQAPPNVRPTPSTSSFRPLSTPSAVRSSPASSLRPSSACVRRHLASFGSSSLGLERRSSLPERSVSEVLLPLLNLLGSDAAPVEGRDETETDARAETDARAEEDARAEGDRANVCEVVRTLLNLPRRVLYRQLPSPQVSRGESRDSRDDAIRWFLQRRRDEIGTGDAGSREERRDGEANARIRGERTEEERIGNGEESREGRRERSEVQLQNRTARQEERPGSPGGASLSDEGDLSCVSTLDHVPLGTRPVASLSQDSSFAAPGGSPSPSLPLPRRHPLFASSPPPFSSFSRPRPSPASLCSVSPFSPRLRHLHAPPQASTCTGARPTQLQTTRDQASASIPSFSAPVSASPSSVSSPSPLAPASSSSPSSSVLPSSSCSSSLLGVSLSPALPRQLAAPSPVTEAAERGDRLERLQVTPAETESERPTRDERAMNDRESRLTEQEEDHELAEEEQELEGEEDHELAEEEQELEGDERAGRMTQAARERRQEREQSEELANRTWGRIWRSLTTRVGLGDARRHTSKEASEEWTHPREKRQTLDWVEVPTALVDFLSVYLYRCNIPLVAASLLLHAAALGQLSPSRSRCLSPEALWSPLPFRSLPTVSSEASRRRNARKKRGGRAKKGRTEASVAGESEGDREVMGGSAHSSPSRERGRGRRRERRSWRSLEAATEEVFECGVEPLETESSAGASRASFASSLRQDELDIPHPPAGLCAPRVRVCAHEWNIPAVRFSLCASFVASCSIDASIRLIRAQPPPVPPSSGLSSGRRSSPVLPPFQPSGLCSSCVSPSSPRPAGSLRERIVRSSRRDRDNETAQTSGERTQWTKKREDAMGDLLAIHRIPGWAWNVAWLDMRALGTLDWDQLFDLSVPRPAAGGRATAARSQERGLRVSPSEGDRLARDVYAVDPGLCRGERGDRGDVKAVAGEAASALDREREWIVRQTLSENEEVDGGEEDGETNGWRLDEQQGEGEATEEAENKERRWRQTAIRAVLGACEPSLRSALVAFSHPSFNPVTGERRRLQDRCFREALKMAEQRFREVQETPFDGHGRAAGDMPTGRAGDAAEDAERRTERGTSRTELRRAGGAQGRLARRLRGDVSSDEEEREDERRPAAEDTDNMLSTRRDSGLQISAGVEAGQARERNRSVKRKKANERLGSRDPGDSVGWNRREEAERPPQGIVLRWTPDSAESLSSFLASQRKELQREFREGMQDVEKSFDACVRMHHATAASLLSLDPRAFLGDSALLDEIQKIADGLQEQKRHLREWTRAVRAVRSESPFVSSSPSTSSLPLQRFPSSLASSPSESSSVPLPQPVSPSASSSSSFSSSAPSLSVESASAAAQDLSRARLAAARLQRQRLRVQASRVRVETSAPELSARLSLVHVLLQQRRGRDANRGAAHGSFQTLRTEQEAQRTEQEAQRTEEEAQRTEEKAQRTEEEVQRTEEEAQRTEEEVQRTEEEAQRTEEEVQRTEEEVQRTEETRGEAARDAKTERGGGSQAQVVSRHSGPGRQGRQGRGAREEALRRRDKSRASEARKGGGEQGEGECGASGASLESPSSEAASFVCREETTASAAINAVLLSMRPRCAQQTGARDPRRNSSSSPSPLSPLSPLSSSFSACPSSPGMSSTSEESVTESRSGDADAEGSANAVWRRRLERFLLLSDSDETDRLAFSHRSSAKASPASPVASPHSSPLSASVTHPSPTYLSSSLSPADLLQRNGDWQTDRRMRASAGGLPASLQQAQHLRLPSRFRSTLRSRLRLLPGRRTARVREDALESRERSDASEEMATVNDAEKRRLASQLLVATGQKSLFLLRPRFELVEETEGLLQNEVGPKMDKEVEQVLETNQEKESLRKETTGEVEETNRGVRRIFEVSAPMCRELHAVAAGHRRRNSLDGAFASRADEAAERKQMKKRMPSNLPDVPTDVSHTLPSSSSSSSSSSSSSSSSASASSSSSSSSSSSSSSSSSSLPGSSRRWHVKLEEVASIPNVFPSALVSDFKRLCFLRAVEDAGLVVCGFQHGGPILVYAVETCPLTQGLFLRAVAMCMGVDAALRHLPEELRNRSVEDRLLFVPPQDTGADSSRISGFAVWHQLVDGGDESSGCGVTAEDEGRRGKSVSVRIYLLTVSLTLLCYEFSYDKYLSSRSSPPPYSFEENGRRENCSEPQDCMFSPERGACLYPGSGGDASHVQPGQVQLHDDFQVVLLDERDFFL, from the exons ATGGCGGCCGCAGATCCTTTTGCCGCGCCCGCGTCGGTGCCTTCTGTGgagttctttcttccttctctcttcggcaGCGCTCTGCCAAGGTCTCTCCCTGGAggctcctcttcgtccgcttcgtcctcttcgtccgcttcgtcctcttcgtccgcttcgtcctctgtctcctcaccttCCCGGTCTGCCTGCACTGCGCCTGGCTTCTCTGGAAAGCTGAAGAGTCTCTCACTCTTGTTTTCAGTCTCGCTCAggccgtcgccttcctcgcgaTGCTCGCCTCTTCGGTCAAACCCCCTCACCCTCCCCGAAGATGCAACAAATACGCTGGCGCTGTCGCCTTCAGGCGAccttctctttgtcgttGGAACGGACGGCCAGCTGattgttctccctctcacTCCTCGAGGAACACCGACGGCCAAACTGTATCGAAGAGCTCCTCCCTTCACCCGCACAAAGCGGCTGTCTTTCGCGCCTCCGTCTCCCAGTGCCCTTCCTTCCACCTCTCCTTccacctctctgtctgcatctccgttttcttcttcgttttcttcttcgttttcttcttcattgaTTGCAGGCCAAGTGGTGGGGACGCCAGGACCCCAGGAGTCTCTGTGGGGAGTCCCCGCGAGTGCAGACGAACTGCGGCGGCGACAGCAGTCTGGAGAGGTTTGGAGTTCTTCGAACGCATGGCGAAGCGACCGACGCGGGCAGGCGTTGGTGGAGAGCGACTGGGAGTCTCTGTCGTCGAGCTCTGAGGAGACGCTGTCTGAGgtcgaggacgaaggagCCTGCGGCGACTCGCgaaacgacggagacgcgcgcgtCTGGTCCTTCCTCGCAGCTCTAAACGGCGAGGCTCGAGCTCCGCAGAACCACAGAGTCCTCGGTAGAGAACAGGCCTTCCTCCCAGAACGCTtcacgcttcttctccccggcGAAGACCACAGACGGCCGGGCGCGttttcgctgcatgcgcgcgacGCAGACCtcgaagctgaagaaggatGGTCGACCGCGAGGCTCTCGAGCGACAGGCGCGTGAAAGCCACTCACATTGCCTGTGAGATTcttgcaggcgaagaagttCTTCTGTGCACAACGCGAGCCGGAGATGTGAtggtgttctctctcgctggccTCCGAGAGCGCCTcgatcgagagagagagcgcaggagagaacagaggcgagaagagagagaaacgagacgcaACCTCGCCAGGGCAaagaaggaacgagaagaggaagagagacggcaaggagaggcgagggagagagaagacgcggctGAGGGGGAGTTGAGGTTTCGAACTCGatcaggagaagaagagacgagagggcgAGGCCTTTCCTTGTCCTCAGTGACGTTGTGGGAAGCGGACGACAGAGACTCGCTGTTCAGCGCGTTGCGAGCGGAGACtcgcgagaaagcagaagaaaacagactcACGCCTGCACCGGATGTTTGGATTCG GAACGCCCTCGGACCCCCAACTTCGCACTCATGCAGCCAGACGGACTTATCGACCTGGAGCTTTGCATGCAATCCTTTTGCACCGGCTGCTACCCCGCTGCCTTCCCCGTCACGCCCCTCTTCTGCTGCGCCCCTgcttccgttcttctcttctcttgtcttcgGCAGCAACACACATCACCTCTCCTTCATCGACCTCCGGCATCTCCCCATCGGTCGCGGAGActctgccctctcttcttcttctcctctcctccacaAGCGCGTCTCGCGTCCTCATGCAAAGAATATCATTCTCGCCGCCGCTCGTCTTATTGCTGCACACTCCCAAagatcttctttctcctcttctccctcttctccctcttcttctgcgtcctcctctccgttttctcgctctttctctcgctccgcgtcaccgtctctttcttcagcttcgtcctcttcttcgtcgcatTCTGATTCGTGCGAGGCTTCTTCGCAGTTTCTCACGGCGTCCGCGCAACGACGGACAGACCGAGGACGAGACGTCAAGAAGCGTCGAGGaatcgaggagagagagtccGACAGCGATACAACcaagaggaacagagaggggaagcgagagaggagagaaaagcaccGTTCAAGCGATGGCGACGCGAGCGGGAGAAGCTCGAGCCAATCGGtgggagacgaaaaggagatTTCACTGTCCCGACACCgggcagaagcagacggagaaggggGCAAGGCGGCGGCACATTGCCAAGAGAAATCGCCGCGAGTTTCTGAGGAATTAAAGCGCCTTCAGCGCCTCTgcggagacgcatgcgcttgGGAAGCTATTGCCGCAGGCGACGAGAAATTCGCTTCGGACACTGACGCCGAGGAGACCGATtcagacgacgcagacgaggaagcacaaagaggcgagacacacgagaagGCGCAAGGAGCgcaagacgaaggagaggataTCCGAGACGGGGGCTTGGGTTTCGCATCTAGAGTCGTCCTCCGAAGCGAGCAACGGACACCGTCCATGTCTGCCTGGCGTTCTGAGGAGGCTCGCAGAGGGACAGAAGCCAAGGCCGAGCTTCGAAGCTCTCCGTCAACATGGAGACAAGAGGCAACGAGGAACGCGAACTCCGCCCGGTGCCTCCACGCCTCTTccgcgttctgtctctcctctccttcgtctccaagcacctcagcttctctctgtgaatCGAGACTGgttgcttcttcctgcgaCGCGAgatctttgtcttcttcttctctcaggggtactctgtttcctccttttcctcggGAGCTGCGCCCCAAGGCGTTGTGGCGCGAGGCGCGAATGGACGCGTCTTTTCgaccttcgtttcttccttttctcgacCCGGGCGTCCACGTGAGTCTGCCGGACTTTGCGCTCTTCGTCGATCCGTATGTCCCTCCAAAGTGGCTTCGACGGCACGGACGAGGCCGCAGCGCCGTTTTCAACCttcgagagcgaggagaatACTCGCAAGATCACGAcacagacgaggacgaagagcgcggagaagaaggcaaacgcTTCCTGCAGGGCGGGTCGTCGCGtcgcaggagagaaggacaagatGGAAGCGTCCGGTTTTCGTGGAGACGAATTGACGAGGCAGGCGACAGGCGAGCTCTGCGTTCAGGTGCTCGGCCGCCAGGCGTTCGCATAACGCAACATGGTTCTGGGCGAGTCTCTGGGAGAGACGAGTTCGGCATGCCGGCAATGAGGCGGTTCCTCACACTCCATGTCTCCACCTCAGATGCATCCGATGAAGCGGCTTCGATCCGACGTCCAATCAACATGCGATGGAGGCTCCTTCGCGTGAACCAAGGAAATCAAGGTGCCGGGAGAGACGCACTCTCAGAGATCCCAGAAGCCTCCGCTCGAGCGCAGGCTCCTCCGAACGTCCGGCCTACTCCCTCCacgtcttcttttcgtcctctttctaCTCCTTCTGCTGtccgctcttctcctgcatcttctctgcgtccttcttccgcttGCGTTCGTCGTCACCTCGCCTCCTTTGGCTCTTCTTCCCTAGGTTTAGAGCGTCGATCTTCTCTCCCAGAACGCTCGGTCTCGGAGGTGTTGCTTCCACTTTTAAATTTGCTCGGCTCGGATGCTGCGCCGGTGGAGGGGCgcgacgaaacagagacagacgcgagagcagagacagacgcgagagcagaggaagacgcgagagcagagggagacagagcgaaCGTCTGCGAGGTCGTCCGAACCTTGTTGAACCTGCCTCGACGCGTCCTCTACAGACAACTCCCGTCGCCTCAGGTCTCGAGAGGTGAAAgtcgagacagcagagacgatGCAATCCGCTGGTTCCTACAGCGCAGACGCGACGAGATAGGAactggagacgcaggaagccgagaagagaggagggatggagaagcgaacgcgcgaatcagaggcgagagaacagaagaagagagaatcggaaatggagaagaatcacgagaaggccgcagagagagaagtgaagtGCAGCTGCAAAACAGAACCGCcagacaagaggaaagacCTGGGAGCCCCGGtggtgcgtctctctctgacgaGGGCGACTTGTCTTGTGTCTCAACTCTTGATCATGTGCCATTGGGGACCCGTCCTGTGGCTTCGCTTTCTCAAGACTCGTCTTTCGCTGCTCCCGGAGGTTcaccttctccgtctttgcCGTTGCCGCGTCGCCACCCGCTGTtcgcctcgtctcctcctccgttctcgtctttttctcgacctcgtccgtctccagcttctctctgttccgtcTCACCgttctcgcctcgcctcaGGCACTTGCATGCTCCTCCCCAAGCTTCCACCTGCACAGGCGCTCGGCCAACGCAACTCCAGACAACTCGAGACCAGGCGTCTGCGTCcattccttctttttctgcccctgtctctgcttctccttcatcggtttcgtctccctctcctctcgcgcccgcttcctcttcttctccttcctcgtctgtgttaccgtcgtcgtcttgctcttcttctctgctgggGGTGTCTCTATCACCGGCGCTGCCTCGCCAGCTGGCCGCGCCCTCGCCGGTGACTGAAGCGGCAGAGCGAGGCGACAGGCTAGAGAGGCTGCAGGTAACTCCcgcggaaacagagagcgagagaccgaccagagacgaaagagccatgaacgacagagagagccgcCTAAccgagcaagaagaagatcACGAGCTCGCGGAGGAGGAACAAGAgctcgagggagaagaagatcaCGAGCTCGCGGAGGAGGAACAAGAGctcgagggagacgagagggcTGGCCGTATGACACAGGCGGCGCgcgagcggagacaggaaagagagcaaAGCGAGGAACTGGCGAACAGGACCTGGGGCAGAATTTGGAGATCACTCACCACGCGAGTTGGCCttggagacgcgaggcggCACACATCGAAAGAAGCCTCTGAAGAGTGGAC ACACCCTCGCGAAAAGCGACAGACGCTCGACTGGGTGGAGGTCCCGACTGCGTTGGTGGACTTTCTCAGCGTCTACCTCTACCGCTGCAACATTCCCCTCGtcgccgcgtctctgcttctgcatgcagcagcctTGGGacaactgtctccttctcggtctcgctgtctgtctccagaGGCTCTCTGGTCGCCGCTTCCGTTTCGTTCTCTGCCGACAGTCTCTTCAGAGGCGTCGCGTCGCAGGAacgcaagaaagaagaggggcggcagagcgaagaaagggaggacagaggcgagtgtggcaggagagagcgagggagacagagaggtgaTGGGAGGCTCGGCACATTCGAGTCCAAGCCGTGAACGGGGCAGAGGCAGGCGGCGAGAGCGTCGCTCCTGGCGCTCTCTCGAAGCTGCGACAGAAGAGGTATTCGAATGCGGCGTCGAGCCTTTGGAGACTGAGAGCTCTGCTGGGGCTTCCAGGGCgtcgttcgcttcctcgctaCGCCAAGATGAGCTCGACATTCCACATCCGCCAGCAGGTCTTTGCGCACCGCGCGTCCGCGTCTGTGCACATGAGTGGAATATCCCCGCAGTCAGGTTTTCGCTTTGTGCGtccttcgtcgcttcctGTTCCATTGATGCCTCCATTCGCCTCATTCGAGCTCAGCCTCCGCCGgtccctccttcttctggccTCTCTTCTGGGCGCCGCTCAtctcctgttctccctccGTTCCAGCCTTCTGGTCTTTGttcttcttgtgtctctccttcgtctccgcgtcCGGCGGGGAGTCTCCGAGAGCGAATCGTGCGTAGTTCTCGACGCGACCGAGACAACGAGACGGCGCAGACcagcggagagaggacgcaatggacgaagaaacgcgaagacgcAATGGGCGATCTGCTCGCTATTCACCGCATTCCCGGCTGGGCGTGGAATGTCGCCTGGCTCGATATGCGTGCTCTCGGCACCCTCGACTGGGATCAG CTTTTCGACCTCTCGGTTCCTCGGCCTGCAGCCGGCGGCAGGGCGACGGCGGCGCGTTCGCAGGAACGCGGCttgcgtgtctctccctctgaaGGGGATCGGCTGGCGCGAGACGTCTACGCTGTCGATCCGGGACTCTGTcgcggagagcgaggagacagaggagacgtcAAAGCTGTCGCGGGCGAAGCCGCCAGCGCTCTCGACCGCGAGCGCGAGTGGATCGTGCGGCAGACGCTGtccgagaacgaagaagtcgacggtggagaggaagacggagaaaccAACGGCTGGAGACTGGACGAGCAgcaaggagaaggcgaagcgacagaagaagcagagaacaaggaacGCAGGTGGCGACAGACGGCCATCCGCGCAGTCCTCGGGGCTTGCGAGCCGAGTCTGAGAAGTGCACTGGTG GCCTTCTCCCATCCCTCGTTCAACCCTGTGACTGGAGAGCGCCGGCGTCTCCAGGATCGCTGCTTCCGCGAGGCGCTCAAGATGGCCGAACAGAGGTTTCGCGAAGTGCAGGAGACGCCTTTCGATGGCCATGGGCGAGCGGCTGGAGACATGCCAACAGGGcgcgcaggcgacgcggccgaggacgcggagagacgaacagagagaggaacgagtcGGACTGAACTGAGACGCGCGGGAGGCGCACAGGGGCGGCTAGCGAGGCGACTCAGAGGCGACGTCTCCagtgacgaggaagagagagaagacgagagaagaccaGCAGCTGAGGACACCGACAACATGCTTTCTACGAGACGCGACAGTGGACTCCAGATATCCGCTGGTGTTGAGGCAGggcaagcgagagagagaaaccgatctgtgaaaagaaagaaggcgaacgagcGCTTGGGTTCGCGGGATCCAGGAGACAGTGTGGGGTGGAACAGgcgcgaggaggcagagagaccaCCGCAGGGAATCGTCTTGAGGTGGACTCCTGACTCTGCTGAAA gtctctcgagtttcttggCAAGTCAGAGGAAGGAGCTGCAGCGAGAGTTCCGTGAAGGTATGCAAGACGTCGAGAAGAGtttcgacgcatgcgtccgCATGCACCACGCGACGGCCGCGTCGCTACTGAGCCTCGACCCGCGCGCGTTCCTGGGGGACTCTGCGCTGCTCGACGAGATACAGAAAATCGCGGACGGTCTCCAAGAGCAGAAACGCCATCTCCGCGAGTGGACG CGAGCTGTGCGTGCTGTGAGATCAGagtctcctttcgtctcttcgtcgccatCCACCTCGTCGTTGCCTCTGcagcgttttccttcttcgctcgcttcGTCGCCCTCTGAGTCTTCGTCTGTCCCCCTTCCTcagcctgtctctccttcggcttcgtcttcttcgtctttttcttcctccgcccCGAGTCTCTCTGTGGAATCCGCGTCTGCGGCGGCGCAGGATTTGTCTCGCGCGCGCCTGGCTGCCGCCAGGCTTCAGCGTCAGCGCTTGCGCGTACAGGCCAGCCGCGTACGCGTCGAAACCTCTGCCCCTGAGCTCTCGGCGCGACTCTCGCTCGTCCATGTCCTGCtccagcagcgaagaggccGCGACGCGAACCGGGGTGCGGCACATGGTTCCTTTCAAACATTGAGAACCgagcaggaggcgcagaggacggagcaggaggcgcagagaacggaggaggaggcgcagagaacggaggagaaggcgcagagaacggaggaggaggtgcagagaacggaggaggaggcgcagagaacggaggaggaggtgcagagaacggaggaggaggcgcagagaacggaggaggaggtgcagagaacggaggaggaggtgcagagaacggaggagacacgtggcgaagcggcgagagacgcgaagacagaaagaggcgGCGGGAGTCAAGCGCAAGTCGTGTCTCGGCATTCTGGCCCAGGGAGGCAGGGGCGACAGGGCCGCGGAGCGAGGGAGGAGGCGCTGCGCAGGCGAGATAAGTCGCGCgcgagcgaggcgaggaaaggtGGAGGCGAACAGGGGGAAGGGGAGTGCGGGGCGTCTGGCGCTTCCCTGGAGTCTCCTTCCAGCGAGGCcgcttccttcgtctgtcgagaggagacgactgCAAGCGCGGCGATCAACGCAGTCCTGCTCAGCATGAGACCTCGATGTGCTCAGCAGACGGGTGCTCGGGACCCGAGACGAAATTCgagttcttctccgtctcctctgtctcctttgtctcctttgtcgtcttctttttcggcTTGTCCTTCGTCACCTGGCATGTCCTCAACTTCCGAAGAGAGCGTGACGGAGAGCCGTTCTGGAGACGCCGACGCTGAGGGCAGCGCGAACGCGGTGTGGCGACGGCGTTTAGagcgctttcttcttctttcggaCTCTGACGAAACGGACCGCCTTGCCTTTTCTCACAGATCTTCTGCCAAGGCCTCGCCTGCAAGCCCGGTCGCTTCGCCTCAttcttctccgttgtctgCCTCTGTGACGCATCCTTCGCCGACgtatctctcttcttctctgtcgcctgctGACCTTTTGCAGAGGAATGGAGACTGGCAAACAGATCGACGGATGCGCGCCTCTGCAGGGGGCCTtccggcgtctctgcagcagGCACAGCACCTGCGACTTCCCTCGAGGTTCCGCTCcactcttcgctctcgcctgcgtcttttGCCGGGGCGTCGCACAGCTCGAGTGAGGGAGGACGCGCtcgagagccgagagaggagcgacgcAAGCGAGGAGATGGCCACAGTcaacgacgcagagaagcgccgCCTGGCCTCACAGCTCCTTGTGGCAACTGGACAGaagtcgctcttcctcttgcgcCCGCGCTTCGAGCTCGTCGAGGAAACTGAAGGCCTTTTACAGAACGAAGTTGGACCGAAGATGGACAAGGAGGTGGAGCAGGTGCTGGAGACGAATCAGGAGAAAGAGTCCCTCCGGAAGGAAACGACAGGGGAGGTGGAAGAGACCAATCGTGGCGTCCGCCGCATATTCGAAGTCAGTGCGCCGATGTGTagagaactgcatgcagtcgcggCAGGGCATCGGCGAAGAAACAGTCTCGACGGGGCCTTCGCGTCACGAGCAGACGAGGCCGCTGAAAGGAAACAAATGAAAAAACGCATGCCCAGCAATCTTCCGGATGTCCCCACCGATGTCTCACATAcccttccctcttcctcttcttcttcctcgtcatcttcctcttcttcttcctcgtcggcttccgcttcttcttcctcgtcttcttcctcttcttcttcctcgtcttcttcctcttcttctcttcctggtTCTTCGCGTCGTTGGCATGTGAAACTGGAGGAAGTCGCGTCGATTCCAAACGTCTTTCCTTCAGCGCTTGTGTCGGATTTCAAGCGGCTCTGCTTTCTGCGCGCGGTCGAGGACGCGGGTCTGGTCGTTTGCGGCTTCCAGCATGGAGGTCCTATCCTCGTCTACGCAGTGGAAACTTGTCCCCTCACTCAAGGTCTCTTCCTGCGCGCAGTCGCCATGTGCATGGGCGTCGACGCCGCGCTGCGCCATCTCCCTGAG GAGCTGCGAAACAGGAGCGTCGAAGATCGGCTGCTTTTTGTGCCGCCGCAAGATACCGGCGCAGACTCCTCTCGAATTAGTGGCTTTGCAGTCTGGCACCAGCTCGTGGACGGCGGCGACGAAAGCTCTGGCTGTG GTGTCACTGCCGAGGACGAGGGTCGTCGGGGGAAAAGCGTCTCGGTCAGGATTTACCTCTTGACGGTTTCGCTGACGCTCCTTTGCTACGAGTTTTCCTACGACAAGTACCTGTCCTCGCGGTCGTCACCTCCGCCGTATTCGTTCGAGGAAAACGGGAGGCGCGAGAATTGCTCAGAGCCTCAAGACTGCATGTTTTCTCCTGAACGCGGTGCATGTCTCTATCCGGGGAGTGGGGGCGACGCCTCACATGTGCAGCCGGGACAAGTTCAACTCCACGACGATTTCCAAGTCGTCCTCCTCGACGAGAGAGACTTTTTTTTGTGA
- a CDS encoding ATP binding protein, putative (encoded by transcript TGME49_215090), which translates to MWYGQLVIGPPGSGKSTYCNGMQQMLRALHRPHIVVNLDPANDFLPYDCAVNLRDLIDHKEVMEKHRLGPNGGLLYCLEYLLVNIDWLTEKLTRDFKGHYILLDCPGQVEVYTHHECMQRIVQRLQKDLDARLTAVHLVDSTLCTDGYKYISALLVSLSGQLLLELPHVNVLSKIDLLKHHRDQLAFRLEYFAEVQDLSELVTAMENTHPMTAKMKEHTELLCELIEDYNLVSFRLLDIQEKSSVLSLLKVIDLANGYSLGNMAADFNIFSVSLDNTEDTADLLDTIQERYVDLDEDDDPDKR; encoded by the exons ATGTGGTATGGACAGCTGGTGATTGGTCCACCAGGGAGTGGAAAAAGTACCTACTGCAATGGCATGCAGCAAATGCTTCGGGCGCTCCATCGGCCGCACATCGTCGTCAACCTCGATCCTGCAAATGACTTCCTGCCCTACGACTGTGCAGTCAATCTGCGCGACCTCATCGACCACAAAGAAGTCATGGAAAAGCACCGTCTCGGCCCAAACGGAG GACTGCTTTACTGCTTGGAGTATCTCCTCGTCAACATTGACTGGCTGACGGAGAAATTAACCAGAGATTTCAAAG GCCATTACATTCTGCTGGACTGCCCCGGACAGGTTGAGGTGTACACACACcacgagtgcatgcagcgaattGTGCAGCGCCTGCAGAAAGACCTGGACGCCCGA CTCACAGCTGTCCACCTCGTCGACAGCACCCTCTGCACGGACGGCTACAAG tACATCAGTgccctcctcgtctccttgaGCGGACAGCTTCTCCTCGAGCTTCCCCATGTAAACGTTCTGTCGAAAATCGACCTCTTGAAACACCATCGAGATCAACTGG CGTTTCGCCTGGAGTATTTCGCAGAGGTGCAGGACCTCAGCGAACTTGTCACAGCAATGGAGAACACACATCCGATGACG GCAAAGATGAAGGAACACACGGAACTTCTTTGCGAACTCATCGAGGACTACAA CCTCGTTTCGTTCAGACTTCTCGACATTCAGGAGAAAAGCTCTGTCCTCAGTCTCCTCAAAGTCATCGACTTAGCGAACGG CTACAGCTTAGGAAACATGGCCGCGGACTTCAACATCTTCAGTGTGTCTCTCGACaacacagaagacacagcCGACCT